A DNA window from Mya arenaria isolate MELC-2E11 chromosome 17, ASM2691426v1 contains the following coding sequences:
- the LOC128224033 gene encoding uncharacterized protein LOC128224033 isoform X7 gives MAVQLHVDETSCGPMCQHPACWQSNIRQDKGFPRMKPCLRSPPDIELDLPTMKVYNMLGDYGNDNRDLYPAQFSGKPAHERQDMLHSMQKPIRDQSIKVTRAPQPSPKSGSIQTQQSRFKVVEVQEVFDPEDLQGTWDDTFVPKSYFMWVPNQKKKRQKKHWLAQSDSKSVVKSKAGIKDLTESMVPKELEHARLTARKKRALKSPRPYTMTPRTAMASSKMEFDQEGLRTQTQSKGRISVPVPSRLSGWVTPGRNIYLSISELLDLPRDILVQVLENTRQSDLMSRERIREIIRRFMPPQLDRGNTNMSLASQDLLQQKKLNLHEGNKNVRQPHLMETKPVFYLDDDVMDEEFDEDLQRPTSPYGSLKDLYFGGMGAPREFSKYRRPLPAIGGDRAVSAGVLAQTKIPSISLGLPELPSGIKHTKAFTYKRKNEFDFTLGRGFSSASTRRSSRCSKKGPVPTPPTSVRSTETPGSDHGTTIRVNMPSEVSNQSEHGSETRLRAKTSARGTPDRAIHSVSPTFSTKVPKAPATTPATYHPSSPPTRSGRDLTGSSIPNTPGEWPPKTGSPLQILRAPVNTPGSIMQDAGLGTIPENHTDDGTDQAHPMSRGRSVRFEIPEVPPPPSSPQLSDDGQKDPSRNTVTVNTSVPRTADISESTETKPMSGTTLRTDANTVNTSALPNENSFLRSQTLPTRELSMASTPEPWPQVNEADYEAIPTTTPESPALNTVTPATVTTGHGLSELEERAIENEKLGQKKEPIKVPSPEKEDSKETELTETERDENYVNKTPVEHSSEAVKKILEDSLKAESPAPPPPSPEPKQDSNVSANNRKIDSLPTEQNADSDMTVVQIPPKGKTNGKRLLNRQIDTFQNIDIPAKFDDLSENATIGTKLAEPKNETIVEESEHEEENETPEVDNDTAETKTDAEVINESNQDKTFSVQGSSLANRTVSEPAQSEMSSPMIEPAVSQTSHMPAMSDVSEKTSELEVFVDWTGVVGSAEIPILEGDSEKEIPDMTEDGGDHEGFKDDLRQEYKKLDKESEDQPERKLNETF, from the exons ATGGCTGTGCAACTCCATGTTGATGAGACATCTTGTGGGCCGATGTGCCAGCACCCAGCATGTTGGCAGTCCAACATACGTCAAGACAAGGGCTTTCCCAGGATGAAACCCTGTCTTCGCTCACCACCAGATATTGAACTGG ATCTGCCTACtatgaaagtttacaacatgttGGGGGATTATGGTAACGACAATCGGGACCTTTATCCTGCACAATTTAGTGGGAAACCTGCCCATGAAAGACAGGACATGCTCCATAGTATGCAAAAACCCATCAGAGATCAAAG CATAAAAGTAACAAGAGCCCCCCAGCCATCTCCAAAGTCAGGCTCCATCCAGACTCAACAGTCCCGGTTTAAAGTTGTGGAG GTTCAAGAAGTTTTTGACCCAGAGGATTTGCAAGGCACATGGGATGACACATTTGTGCCCAAGTCTTACTTCATGTGGGTGCCAAACCAGAAGAAGAAGAGACAGAAGAAACACTGGCTTGCCCAGTCAGACAGCAAGAG TGTGGTGAAGAGCAAGGCGGGAATCAAGGACCTCACCGAGAGCATGGTTCCGAAGGAGTTAGAACACGCCCGTCTCACTGCAAGG aaaaagagGGCCCTGAAGTCTCCCAGACCATACACAATGACCCCCAGAACAGCAATGGCCTCTTCCAAAATGGAGTTTGACCAAGAAGG TTTAAGAACACAAACACAGAGCAAGGGTCGGATAAGCGTTCCCGTCCCGTCTAGACTCAGTGGATGGGTCACGCCCGGGCGTAATATTTATCTGAG CATCAGTGAGCTGCTAGACCTTCCCCGAGATATCCTGGTTCAGGTCCTAGAAAACACGCGACAGAG TGACCTGATGTCCAGAGAGCGCATAAGGGAGATAATCCGGAGATTCATGCCACCTCAGCTTGACCGGGGAAACACCAACATGTCATTGGCCAGCCAGGACCTTCTCCAGCAGAAGAAACTTAACCTGCATGAAG GCAACAAGAATGTCCGGCAGCCTCACCTCATGGAGACCAAGCCTGTGTTTTACCTCGACGATGATGTGATGGATGAGGAGTTTGATGAGGATCTACAGCGCCCTACAAGCCCCTACGGCTCCCTTAAGGACCTGTACTTTGGGGGTATGGGGGCCCCAAGGGAGTTCAGCAAATACAGGAGGCCCTTGCCAGCTATCGGGG GTGATCGTGCTGTAAGTGCAGGAGTTCTGGCGCAGACGAAGATCCCGTCAATTTCCCTCGGTCTTCCAGAACTGCCCAGCGGCATCAAACACACAAAGGCTTTCACTTACAAGCGCAAGAATGAATTTGACTTTACTCTTG GTAGAGGCTTCAGTTCTGCTTCCACTCGCCGTAGCTCCCGATGTTCAAAAAAAG GTCCCGTCCCGACACCACCCACAAGTGTGAGAAGCACAGAGACGCCAGGGTCTGACCACGGCACCACGATCCGGGTGAACATGCCCTCTGAGGTGTCAAACCAGAGTGAACATGGCAGCGAGACAAGGCTTAGGGCAAAAACTTCTGCAAGG GGCACACCAGACCGCGCAATCCATTCTGTGTCGCCAACATTCTCTACTAAGGTACCCAAAGCCCCTGCGACCACACCTGCTACTTACCACCCATCCTCCCCACCGACTCGTTCTGGGCGGGACCTGACGGGCTCTTCAATACCTAACACTCCTGGGGAATGGCCACCCAAGACAGGGTCCCCACTACAGATACTCAGGGCTCCGGTCAATACGCCGGGTTCCATTATGCAGGATGCTG GACTGGGTACCATTCCTGAGAACCATACAGATGATGGTACAGACCAGGCCCACCCCATGTCTCGGGGACGGAGCGTGAGATTCGAGATTCCAGAGGTCCCTCCGCCTCCCTCCTCACCCCAGCTCTCCGATGATGGTCAGAAAGACCCTAGCAGAAACACTGTTACAGTCAACACCAGCGTTCCTAGGACAGCAGACATTTCAGAAAGTACTGAGACCAAGCCTATGTCAGGAACTACTCTCAGAACTGATGCAAACACTGTCAACACCTCAGCTCTTCCGAATGAGAACTCATTTCTTCGCTCACAGACTCTCCCAACCAGAGAGCTTTCTATGGCATCTACACCTGAGCCTTGGCCACAGGTAAATGAGGCAGATTATGAGGCTATCCCAACCACAACTCCTGAATCTCCTGCACTAAACACTGTAACTCCCGCTACTGTCACTACTGGCCATGGACTGTCTGAACTGGAAGAGAGAGCTATTGAAAATGAGAAGCTTGGTCAGAAGAAAGAACCAATAAAGGTTCCTAGTCCAGAGAAAGAAGATAGTAAAGAAACTGAACTCACTGAAACTGAGAGAGATGAGAACTATGTGAATAAGACTCCAGTCGAACATAGTAGTGAAGCAGTTAAGAAAATACTGGAAGATTCTCTCAAAGCAGAGTCACCAGCACCGCCACCTCCTTCTCCTGAACCAAAGCAGGACAGTAATGTTAGCGCTAACAACAGGAAAATTGACTCTCTTCCAACTGAGCAGAATGCTGACTCTGACATGACAGTTGTGCAGATTCCGCCAAAAGGGAAGACCAACGGGAAAAGATTGTTGAATAGACAAATAGACACTTTCCAAAATATTGACATTCCTGCAAAGTTTGATGATCTATCTGAGAATGCTACAATTGGGACAAAGCTTGCTGAGCCTAAGAATGAGACAATTGTAGAGGAGTCTGAGCATGAAGAAGAAAATGAAACTCCTGAAGTTGATAATGATACTGCTGAAACTAAAACAGATGCTGAAGTTATTAATGAGTCAAATCAAGATAAAACTTTCTCTGTTCAGGGCAGCAGTCTTGCCAATAGAACTGTTTCTGAGCCAGCTCAGTCGGAAATGTCAAGCCCAATGATAGAGCCAGCGGTGTCTCAGACCTCCCATATGCCTGCAATGTCTGATGTCTCGGAAAAAACTTCTGAACTGGAAGTGTTTGTGGATTGGACTGGAGTGGTAGGGAGCGCTGAAATTCCAATATTAGAAGGGGATTCTGAAAAGGAAATTCCTGACATGACCGAGGATGGGGGAGACCATGAGGGTTTTAAAGATGACCTGAGACAGGAATATAAAAAACTTGACAAAGAGAGTGAGGACCAACCTGAAAGaaagttaaatgaaacattttga
- the LOC128224033 gene encoding uncharacterized protein LOC128224033 isoform X2 — translation MAVQLHVDETSCGPMCQHPACWQSNIRQDKGFPRMKPCLRSPPDIELDLPTMKVYNMLGDYGNDNRDLYPAQFSGKPAHERQDMLHSMQKPIRDQSIKVTRAPQPSPKSGSIQTQQSRFKVVEVQEVFDPEDLQGTWDDTFVPKSYFMWVPNQKKKRQKKHWLAQSDSKSVVKSKAGIKDLTESMVPKELEHARLTARPLNENHRYQAYNSPRSRKKRALKSPRPYTMTPRTAMASSKMEFDQEGLRTQTQSKGRISVPVPSRLSGWVTPGRNIYLSISELLDLPRDILVQVLENTRQSDLMSRERIREIIRRFMPPQLDRGNTNMSLASQDLLQQKKLNLHEGNKNVRQPHLMETKPVFYLDDDVMDEEFDEDLQRPTSPYGSLKDLYFGGMGAPREFSKYRRPLPAIGGDRAVSAGVLAQTKIPSISLGLPELPSGIKHTKAFTYKRKNEFDFTLGRGFSSASTRRSSRCSKKGPVPTPPTSVRSTETPGSDHGTTIRVNMPSEVSNQSEHGSETRLRAKTSARGTPDRAIHSVSPTFSTKVPKAPATTPATYHPSSPPTRSGRDLTGSSIPNTPGEWPPKTGSPLQILRAPVNTPGSIMQDAGLGTIPENHTDDGTDQAHPMSRGRSVRFEIPEVPPPPSSPQLSDDGQKDPSRNTVTVNTSVPRTADISESTETKPMSGTTLRTDANTVNTSALPNENSFLRSQTLPTRELSMASTPEPWPQVNEADYEAIPTTTPESPALNTVTPATVTTGHGLSELEERAIENEKLGQKKEPIKVPSPEKEDSKETELTETERDENYVNKTPVEHSSEAVKKILEDSLKAESPAPPPPSPEPKQDSNVSANNRKIDSLPTEQNADSDMTVVQIPPKGKTNGKRLLNRQIDTFQNIDIPAKFDDLSENATIGTKLAEPKNETIVEESEHEEENETPEVDNDTAETKTDAEVINESNQDKTFSVQGSSLANRTVSEPAQSEMSSPMIEPAVSQTSHMPAMSDVSEKTSELEVFVDWTGVVGSAEIPILEGDSEKEIPDMTEDGGDHEGFKDDLRQEYKKLDKESEDQPERKLNETF, via the exons ATGGCTGTGCAACTCCATGTTGATGAGACATCTTGTGGGCCGATGTGCCAGCACCCAGCATGTTGGCAGTCCAACATACGTCAAGACAAGGGCTTTCCCAGGATGAAACCCTGTCTTCGCTCACCACCAGATATTGAACTGG ATCTGCCTACtatgaaagtttacaacatgttGGGGGATTATGGTAACGACAATCGGGACCTTTATCCTGCACAATTTAGTGGGAAACCTGCCCATGAAAGACAGGACATGCTCCATAGTATGCAAAAACCCATCAGAGATCAAAG CATAAAAGTAACAAGAGCCCCCCAGCCATCTCCAAAGTCAGGCTCCATCCAGACTCAACAGTCCCGGTTTAAAGTTGTGGAG GTTCAAGAAGTTTTTGACCCAGAGGATTTGCAAGGCACATGGGATGACACATTTGTGCCCAAGTCTTACTTCATGTGGGTGCCAAACCAGAAGAAGAAGAGACAGAAGAAACACTGGCTTGCCCAGTCAGACAGCAAGAG TGTGGTGAAGAGCAAGGCGGGAATCAAGGACCTCACCGAGAGCATGGTTCCGAAGGAGTTAGAACACGCCCGTCTCACTGCAAGG CCTTTAAACGAGAACCATCGGTACCAGGCTTACAACAGTCCTAGATCACGG aaaaagagGGCCCTGAAGTCTCCCAGACCATACACAATGACCCCCAGAACAGCAATGGCCTCTTCCAAAATGGAGTTTGACCAAGAAGG TTTAAGAACACAAACACAGAGCAAGGGTCGGATAAGCGTTCCCGTCCCGTCTAGACTCAGTGGATGGGTCACGCCCGGGCGTAATATTTATCTGAG CATCAGTGAGCTGCTAGACCTTCCCCGAGATATCCTGGTTCAGGTCCTAGAAAACACGCGACAGAG TGACCTGATGTCCAGAGAGCGCATAAGGGAGATAATCCGGAGATTCATGCCACCTCAGCTTGACCGGGGAAACACCAACATGTCATTGGCCAGCCAGGACCTTCTCCAGCAGAAGAAACTTAACCTGCATGAAG GCAACAAGAATGTCCGGCAGCCTCACCTCATGGAGACCAAGCCTGTGTTTTACCTCGACGATGATGTGATGGATGAGGAGTTTGATGAGGATCTACAGCGCCCTACAAGCCCCTACGGCTCCCTTAAGGACCTGTACTTTGGGGGTATGGGGGCCCCAAGGGAGTTCAGCAAATACAGGAGGCCCTTGCCAGCTATCGGGG GTGATCGTGCTGTAAGTGCAGGAGTTCTGGCGCAGACGAAGATCCCGTCAATTTCCCTCGGTCTTCCAGAACTGCCCAGCGGCATCAAACACACAAAGGCTTTCACTTACAAGCGCAAGAATGAATTTGACTTTACTCTTG GTAGAGGCTTCAGTTCTGCTTCCACTCGCCGTAGCTCCCGATGTTCAAAAAAAG GTCCCGTCCCGACACCACCCACAAGTGTGAGAAGCACAGAGACGCCAGGGTCTGACCACGGCACCACGATCCGGGTGAACATGCCCTCTGAGGTGTCAAACCAGAGTGAACATGGCAGCGAGACAAGGCTTAGGGCAAAAACTTCTGCAAGG GGCACACCAGACCGCGCAATCCATTCTGTGTCGCCAACATTCTCTACTAAGGTACCCAAAGCCCCTGCGACCACACCTGCTACTTACCACCCATCCTCCCCACCGACTCGTTCTGGGCGGGACCTGACGGGCTCTTCAATACCTAACACTCCTGGGGAATGGCCACCCAAGACAGGGTCCCCACTACAGATACTCAGGGCTCCGGTCAATACGCCGGGTTCCATTATGCAGGATGCTG GACTGGGTACCATTCCTGAGAACCATACAGATGATGGTACAGACCAGGCCCACCCCATGTCTCGGGGACGGAGCGTGAGATTCGAGATTCCAGAGGTCCCTCCGCCTCCCTCCTCACCCCAGCTCTCCGATGATGGTCAGAAAGACCCTAGCAGAAACACTGTTACAGTCAACACCAGCGTTCCTAGGACAGCAGACATTTCAGAAAGTACTGAGACCAAGCCTATGTCAGGAACTACTCTCAGAACTGATGCAAACACTGTCAACACCTCAGCTCTTCCGAATGAGAACTCATTTCTTCGCTCACAGACTCTCCCAACCAGAGAGCTTTCTATGGCATCTACACCTGAGCCTTGGCCACAGGTAAATGAGGCAGATTATGAGGCTATCCCAACCACAACTCCTGAATCTCCTGCACTAAACACTGTAACTCCCGCTACTGTCACTACTGGCCATGGACTGTCTGAACTGGAAGAGAGAGCTATTGAAAATGAGAAGCTTGGTCAGAAGAAAGAACCAATAAAGGTTCCTAGTCCAGAGAAAGAAGATAGTAAAGAAACTGAACTCACTGAAACTGAGAGAGATGAGAACTATGTGAATAAGACTCCAGTCGAACATAGTAGTGAAGCAGTTAAGAAAATACTGGAAGATTCTCTCAAAGCAGAGTCACCAGCACCGCCACCTCCTTCTCCTGAACCAAAGCAGGACAGTAATGTTAGCGCTAACAACAGGAAAATTGACTCTCTTCCAACTGAGCAGAATGCTGACTCTGACATGACAGTTGTGCAGATTCCGCCAAAAGGGAAGACCAACGGGAAAAGATTGTTGAATAGACAAATAGACACTTTCCAAAATATTGACATTCCTGCAAAGTTTGATGATCTATCTGAGAATGCTACAATTGGGACAAAGCTTGCTGAGCCTAAGAATGAGACAATTGTAGAGGAGTCTGAGCATGAAGAAGAAAATGAAACTCCTGAAGTTGATAATGATACTGCTGAAACTAAAACAGATGCTGAAGTTATTAATGAGTCAAATCAAGATAAAACTTTCTCTGTTCAGGGCAGCAGTCTTGCCAATAGAACTGTTTCTGAGCCAGCTCAGTCGGAAATGTCAAGCCCAATGATAGAGCCAGCGGTGTCTCAGACCTCCCATATGCCTGCAATGTCTGATGTCTCGGAAAAAACTTCTGAACTGGAAGTGTTTGTGGATTGGACTGGAGTGGTAGGGAGCGCTGAAATTCCAATATTAGAAGGGGATTCTGAAAAGGAAATTCCTGACATGACCGAGGATGGGGGAGACCATGAGGGTTTTAAAGATGACCTGAGACAGGAATATAAAAAACTTGACAAAGAGAGTGAGGACCAACCTGAAAGaaagttaaatgaaacattttga
- the LOC128224033 gene encoding uncharacterized protein LOC128224033 isoform X9 → MAVQLHVDETSCGPMCQHPACWQSNIRQDKGFPRMKPCLRSPPDIELDLPTMKVYNMLGDYGNDNRDLYPAQFSGKPAHERQDMLHSMQKPIRDQSIKVTRAPQPSPKSGSIQTQQSRFKVVEVQEVFDPEDLQGTWDDTFVPKSYFMWVPNQKKKRQKKHWLAQSDSKSVVKSKAGIKDLTESMVPKELEHARLTAREFYVWEKKRALKSPRPYTMTPRTAMASSKMEFDQEGISELLDLPRDILVQVLENTRQSDLMSRERIREIIRRFMPPQLDRGNTNMSLASQDLLQQKKLNLHEGNKNVRQPHLMETKPVFYLDDDVMDEEFDEDLQRPTSPYGSLKDLYFGGMGAPREFSKYRRPLPAIGGDRAVSAGVLAQTKIPSISLGLPELPSGIKHTKAFTYKRKNEFDFTLGRGFSSASTRRSSRCSKKGPVPTPPTSVRSTETPGSDHGTTIRVNMPSEVSNQSEHGSETRLRAKTSARGTPDRAIHSVSPTFSTKVPKAPATTPATYHPSSPPTRSGRDLTGSSIPNTPGEWPPKTGSPLQILRAPVNTPGSIMQDAGLGTIPENHTDDGTDQAHPMSRGRSVRFEIPEVPPPPSSPQLSDDGQKDPSRNTVTVNTSVPRTADISESTETKPMSGTTLRTDANTVNTSALPNENSFLRSQTLPTRELSMASTPEPWPQVNEADYEAIPTTTPESPALNTVTPATVTTGHGLSELEERAIENEKLGQKKEPIKVPSPEKEDSKETELTETERDENYVNKTPVEHSSEAVKKILEDSLKAESPAPPPPSPEPKQDSNVSANNRKIDSLPTEQNADSDMTVVQIPPKGKTNGKRLLNRQIDTFQNIDIPAKFDDLSENATIGTKLAEPKNETIVEESEHEEENETPEVDNDTAETKTDAEVINESNQDKTFSVQGSSLANRTVSEPAQSEMSSPMIEPAVSQTSHMPAMSDVSEKTSELEVFVDWTGVVGSAEIPILEGDSEKEIPDMTEDGGDHEGFKDDLRQEYKKLDKESEDQPERKLNETF, encoded by the exons ATGGCTGTGCAACTCCATGTTGATGAGACATCTTGTGGGCCGATGTGCCAGCACCCAGCATGTTGGCAGTCCAACATACGTCAAGACAAGGGCTTTCCCAGGATGAAACCCTGTCTTCGCTCACCACCAGATATTGAACTGG ATCTGCCTACtatgaaagtttacaacatgttGGGGGATTATGGTAACGACAATCGGGACCTTTATCCTGCACAATTTAGTGGGAAACCTGCCCATGAAAGACAGGACATGCTCCATAGTATGCAAAAACCCATCAGAGATCAAAG CATAAAAGTAACAAGAGCCCCCCAGCCATCTCCAAAGTCAGGCTCCATCCAGACTCAACAGTCCCGGTTTAAAGTTGTGGAG GTTCAAGAAGTTTTTGACCCAGAGGATTTGCAAGGCACATGGGATGACACATTTGTGCCCAAGTCTTACTTCATGTGGGTGCCAAACCAGAAGAAGAAGAGACAGAAGAAACACTGGCTTGCCCAGTCAGACAGCAAGAG TGTGGTGAAGAGCAAGGCGGGAATCAAGGACCTCACCGAGAGCATGGTTCCGAAGGAGTTAGAACACGCCCGTCTCACTGCAAGG gaGTTTTATGTTTGGGAG aaaaagagGGCCCTGAAGTCTCCCAGACCATACACAATGACCCCCAGAACAGCAATGGCCTCTTCCAAAATGGAGTTTGACCAAGAAGG CATCAGTGAGCTGCTAGACCTTCCCCGAGATATCCTGGTTCAGGTCCTAGAAAACACGCGACAGAG TGACCTGATGTCCAGAGAGCGCATAAGGGAGATAATCCGGAGATTCATGCCACCTCAGCTTGACCGGGGAAACACCAACATGTCATTGGCCAGCCAGGACCTTCTCCAGCAGAAGAAACTTAACCTGCATGAAG GCAACAAGAATGTCCGGCAGCCTCACCTCATGGAGACCAAGCCTGTGTTTTACCTCGACGATGATGTGATGGATGAGGAGTTTGATGAGGATCTACAGCGCCCTACAAGCCCCTACGGCTCCCTTAAGGACCTGTACTTTGGGGGTATGGGGGCCCCAAGGGAGTTCAGCAAATACAGGAGGCCCTTGCCAGCTATCGGGG GTGATCGTGCTGTAAGTGCAGGAGTTCTGGCGCAGACGAAGATCCCGTCAATTTCCCTCGGTCTTCCAGAACTGCCCAGCGGCATCAAACACACAAAGGCTTTCACTTACAAGCGCAAGAATGAATTTGACTTTACTCTTG GTAGAGGCTTCAGTTCTGCTTCCACTCGCCGTAGCTCCCGATGTTCAAAAAAAG GTCCCGTCCCGACACCACCCACAAGTGTGAGAAGCACAGAGACGCCAGGGTCTGACCACGGCACCACGATCCGGGTGAACATGCCCTCTGAGGTGTCAAACCAGAGTGAACATGGCAGCGAGACAAGGCTTAGGGCAAAAACTTCTGCAAGG GGCACACCAGACCGCGCAATCCATTCTGTGTCGCCAACATTCTCTACTAAGGTACCCAAAGCCCCTGCGACCACACCTGCTACTTACCACCCATCCTCCCCACCGACTCGTTCTGGGCGGGACCTGACGGGCTCTTCAATACCTAACACTCCTGGGGAATGGCCACCCAAGACAGGGTCCCCACTACAGATACTCAGGGCTCCGGTCAATACGCCGGGTTCCATTATGCAGGATGCTG GACTGGGTACCATTCCTGAGAACCATACAGATGATGGTACAGACCAGGCCCACCCCATGTCTCGGGGACGGAGCGTGAGATTCGAGATTCCAGAGGTCCCTCCGCCTCCCTCCTCACCCCAGCTCTCCGATGATGGTCAGAAAGACCCTAGCAGAAACACTGTTACAGTCAACACCAGCGTTCCTAGGACAGCAGACATTTCAGAAAGTACTGAGACCAAGCCTATGTCAGGAACTACTCTCAGAACTGATGCAAACACTGTCAACACCTCAGCTCTTCCGAATGAGAACTCATTTCTTCGCTCACAGACTCTCCCAACCAGAGAGCTTTCTATGGCATCTACACCTGAGCCTTGGCCACAGGTAAATGAGGCAGATTATGAGGCTATCCCAACCACAACTCCTGAATCTCCTGCACTAAACACTGTAACTCCCGCTACTGTCACTACTGGCCATGGACTGTCTGAACTGGAAGAGAGAGCTATTGAAAATGAGAAGCTTGGTCAGAAGAAAGAACCAATAAAGGTTCCTAGTCCAGAGAAAGAAGATAGTAAAGAAACTGAACTCACTGAAACTGAGAGAGATGAGAACTATGTGAATAAGACTCCAGTCGAACATAGTAGTGAAGCAGTTAAGAAAATACTGGAAGATTCTCTCAAAGCAGAGTCACCAGCACCGCCACCTCCTTCTCCTGAACCAAAGCAGGACAGTAATGTTAGCGCTAACAACAGGAAAATTGACTCTCTTCCAACTGAGCAGAATGCTGACTCTGACATGACAGTTGTGCAGATTCCGCCAAAAGGGAAGACCAACGGGAAAAGATTGTTGAATAGACAAATAGACACTTTCCAAAATATTGACATTCCTGCAAAGTTTGATGATCTATCTGAGAATGCTACAATTGGGACAAAGCTTGCTGAGCCTAAGAATGAGACAATTGTAGAGGAGTCTGAGCATGAAGAAGAAAATGAAACTCCTGAAGTTGATAATGATACTGCTGAAACTAAAACAGATGCTGAAGTTATTAATGAGTCAAATCAAGATAAAACTTTCTCTGTTCAGGGCAGCAGTCTTGCCAATAGAACTGTTTCTGAGCCAGCTCAGTCGGAAATGTCAAGCCCAATGATAGAGCCAGCGGTGTCTCAGACCTCCCATATGCCTGCAATGTCTGATGTCTCGGAAAAAACTTCTGAACTGGAAGTGTTTGTGGATTGGACTGGAGTGGTAGGGAGCGCTGAAATTCCAATATTAGAAGGGGATTCTGAAAAGGAAATTCCTGACATGACCGAGGATGGGGGAGACCATGAGGGTTTTAAAGATGACCTGAGACAGGAATATAAAAAACTTGACAAAGAGAGTGAGGACCAACCTGAAAGaaagttaaatgaaacattttga